The window ACGACTAACATGTAGTCTTTCTTCTGTGAAGTTTTGAAGGAACATATGAAAATATGTACTTCTAAAATCCAGTGGCGATAGCTAAGGGGTTCCACCTGTTCCCATACCGAACACAGTAGTTAAGCCCTTATACGTCGAAAGTACTTGGTTGGAAACGGCCTGGGAGGATAGATAGTTGCTGGTTAAAGAAAAAACGCTCACTTTATTGTGAGTGTTTTTTTGTTGTCAAATAGATATTGTACTAGGGATAGCTTTTTCTTATTTCGTCGTGCCTGAGATTGGTGAGAATGCTTCAGATGCTAGACGCGACGAGCACACGAACTGAGCAGTACATCAGTACGCGAAGTGAGCGCGCGCAGGAGCAACGACGCAGATGAGGTATTATCGCCAATCGAAGTACCGAACACAGTAGTTAAGCCCATACGTCGAAAGTACTTGGTTGGAAACGGCCTGGGAGGATAGATAGTTGCTGGTTATATGGAAAAGCACTCACTTTTGTGGGTGCTTTTTTATTATCAAATGATTATTATGTTAGTATGATTGGTCGCGCCAGCTTCATATTATTAACGCTTCGTCATTAGCATTTAACCTTCGCTTATAATAACATGAAGCTGGCGCTTAGTCTGATATGACCTAAATAAAGGTAATAAGCACTATAAATTTTAAAGAAGAAATTAGGGAATAATAAAGGTTTTAGGTAAGAAAATAACGAAATATATAGTTTCTAGCGAATCTAGTTAATAATTAGAGTAGATCTAATTGTCTTATGAAATAATAGATATTATAGTAGTGATTGTCTACTGAATATGGAATTTTCATATTTTACGGGGACTATAAAGTCACGAATCTTCTAGTGGAACCAATGAATAAATTTGGGTGACAATAAACAGCATTAATTAAGACATAGGCGATAGTAATGAGCAGGAAGGGGCTTACATGAAGAAGAAATTATCAATAGTATTAACAATACTTGTTATGATTAGTTTACTAGCTTTCGGATATTTGCGGAATCATAATGTATCGGCTGCACAACCATATAAGGAAACTCAATTTCTTATGGATACTATTGTGGAAATTACAGCATATGGCCCGGGGGCAGAGGAAGCAGTCAAGGCAGCATTTATAGAATTTCAACGATTACATACGATTACAAATAATTTTGATGAGAATAGTCAAGTATCAAAGATTAACCAAATGGCTGGCAAATCTAAAGTAACTGTCGATCCAGATTTAGTTCATATTATAAAGTTTGCTCAAGAGGTATCTGATAAATTAGGCGATTCTTTCGATATAACAATTGGCCCATTAACTAAGCTATGGGGTATCGGGCATAAGGGGGAATTTGTTCCAAGTCAGGCCGAAATTGAAGCAGTGTTGCCTTTAGTGAATTATCATTTGATAGAAGTGAATACCATTGAAAATACCGTATATTTACCTAAGGAAGGTATGATGCTGGATTTGGGGGGA is drawn from Pelosinus sp. IPA-1 and contains these coding sequences:
- a CDS encoding FAD:protein FMN transferase, encoding MKKKLSIVLTILVMISLLAFGYLRNHNVSAAQPYKETQFLMDTIVEITAYGPGAEEAVKAAFIEFQRLHTITNNFDENSQVSKINQMAGKSKVTVDPDLVHIIKFAQEVSDKLGDSFDITIGPLTKLWGIGHKGEFVPSQAEIEAVLPLVNYHLIEVNTIENTVYLPKEGMMLDLGGIAKGYATDKAIEVLKAKGITSALVNAGGDVRVIGNKPDGKPWRIGIQNPRETEGISAKLALTDWDTMETSGDYQRFIIKNGIRYSHILNPRTGWQPREVASVTMVNNSSTYGDILSKPIFVLGVEKGLEILKQFPGNEAVIVTMEGKVIVTPGLEGKIELPLESDKKQLETKP